From a single Peromyscus maniculatus bairdii isolate BWxNUB_F1_BW_parent chromosome 4, HU_Pman_BW_mat_3.1, whole genome shotgun sequence genomic region:
- the LOC143272750 gene encoding olfactory receptor 4K3-like gives MEEANQSVVSEFIFQGLCASRELQIFLLLPFATLYLMSVVGNLFVVILIITDHHLHSPMYFLLANLSFIDFCLSSVTTPKLITDLLKENKTISFGGCMSQILCVHFFGGGEMVLLVTMAYDRYVAICRPLHYTSIMDRQKCIWLVLISWIIGIIHAISQLILILELPFCGPRVIDSFFCDIPLVMKLACTDTDTLGIVINADSGVLATTCFILLLISYTYILLTVQLRSKDGSSKALSTCTSHIIVVVLFFGPVIFIYLWPVNITWVDKFLAVFYSVITPLLNPAIYTLRNRDIKNAIKKLINHK, from the coding sequence ATGGAAGAAGCAAACCAGTCTGTGGTGTCTGAGTTTATTTTTCAGGGACTCTGTGCCTCAAGAGAACTACAGATCTTCCTCCTGCTGCCATTTGCCACCCTCTACCTTATGAGTGTGGTAGGCAACCTCTTTGTCGTGATATTAATCATCACTGATCATCATCTCCATTCTCCCATGTATTTTCTGTTAGCTAATCTCTCATTTATTGACTTCTGCCTTTCCTCAGTTACTACTCCCAAACTGATCACAGacctcttaaaagaaaataaaacaatttccTTTGGGGGCTGCATGAGTCAGATCCTCTGTGTGCATTTCTTTGGAGGGGGTGAGATGGTACTTCTTGTAACAATGGCCTATGACCGATATGTGGCCATCTGCAGGCCACTCCACTACACCAGCATCATGGACAGACAGAAATGCATCTGGCTCGTTTTAATATCATGGATCATTGGAATTATACATGCCATTAGTCAACTGATCCTAATTTTGGAACTACCTTTCTGTGGACCTAGAGTAATAGACAGTTTTTTCTGTGATATTCCTTTGGTGATGAAATTAGCCTGCACGGATACTGATACCCTGGGAATTGTGATAAATGCTGACAGTGGTGTTTTAGCAACAACTTGTTTCATTCTCTTGCTGATATCTTACACGTACATTCTGTTAACTGTTCAGCTCCGCTCTAAAGATGGCTCATCAAAGGCACTCTCTACCTGCACATCCCACATCATAGTGGTTGTGCTGTTCTTTGGGCCTGTCATTTTCATCTATCTGTGGCCAGTCAACATCACCTGGGTCGACAAGTTTCTTGCTGTGTTTTACTCAGTCATCACACCTCTCCTGAATCCAGCCATCTATACACTGAGAAATAGAGATATTAAGAATGCCATAAAGAAGTTGATAAATCACAAGTGA